From Micromonas commoda chromosome 3, complete sequence, a single genomic window includes:
- a CDS encoding calcineurin-like phosphoesterase (pf 00149: Calcineurin-like phosphoesterase This family includes a diverse range of phosphoesterases [1], including protein phosphoserine phosphatases, nucleotidases, sphingomyelin phosphodiesterases and 2'-3' cAMP phosphodiesterases as well as nucleases such as bacterial SbcD Swiss:P13457 or yeast MRE11 Swiss:P32829), translating into MSAFAMTGAAAPAKIAAKYNLGRNSKALNAKATLRAARPASMRVQASATPTSLTITPGDPSNYTLAILGDLHMDPRDTEHSYEGRDHIKKILDESPNPFLVSLGDLGESKDVNESKQLFAGTTDCFKMVREFLDGFGHKYDIVGGNHDLEGIDEFATDAENLEAYLKYMGKETPQFCYEVAPKTLIVGLGSTQFRDAQYTSHEVAIDQEQLDWFVKTIEEHPFEDGWQIFCFSHAPIIGSGLRVLQECHVVNGCCWLNHNDKRNSKLFIETVRKSPQIKGWFSAHFHLSHDYEDSITFPGGNNRGSCVFAQTGVMTARSSRDGRRQSRLVRGNSQGFEVCTVDHSKGGVVRLDATVMFSDECEVNLDDPTPADEQDIRGCSVMTFAHEHEDYDHDLWFSAYVPKEDDGCRVNEPCASGTLGVVEGDFSSRDPVKWWYMKDGAVLGGHNGMIIEYDPSTLAPLGMVVSRDELENRRVAVIDDEWGGDCLCLFDDETGDVTVVQPNEDGSYWRKVVRNKMYRMKEMRRVKAAKNYFQKMKGEEVELNVLSSYGPYTGTAGQVMGISTRAINPKAVVKN; encoded by the exons ATGTCCGCGTTCGCCatgaccggcgccgccgcccccgcgaagATCGCGGCCAAGTACAACCTCGGCCGTAACTCCAAGGCGCTCAACGCGAAGG CCacccttcgcgcggcgcgccccgcgtccaTGAGGGTCCAGGCCTCCGCCACCCCCACCAGCCTGACCATCACCCCCGGCGACCCCTCCAACTACAccctcgccatcctcggcgacctcCACATGGACCCGCGCGACACCGAGCACTCTTACGAGGGCCGCGATCACATCAAGAAGATCCTCGACGAGTCCCCCAACCCCTTCCTCGTCtccctcggcgacctcggcgagtcCAAGGACGTCAACGAGTCCAAGCAGCTCTTCGCCGGCACCACCGACTGCTTCAAGATGGTGCGCGAGTTCCTCGACGGCTTCGGCCACAAGTACgacatcgtcggcggcaacCACGACCTCGAGGGCATCGACGAGttcgccaccgacgccgagaacCTCGAGGCGTACCTCAAGTACATGGGCAAGGAGACCCCGCAGTTCTGCTACGAGGTCGCACCCAAGACTCTCATCGTCGGACTCGGGTCCACGCAGTTCAGGGACGCGCAGTACACCTCGCATGAGGTGGCCATCGACCAGGAGCAGCTCGACTGGTTCGTGAAGACCATCGAGGAGCACCCCTTCGAGGACGGCTGGCAGATCTTCTGCTTCTCGCACGCCCCCATCATCGGCTCcggcctccgcgtcctccaggAGTGCCACGTCGTCAACGGGTGCTGCTGGCTCAACCACAACGACAAGCGAAACTCCAAGCTCTTCATCGAGACGGTGCGCAAGAGCCCCCAGATCAAGGGCTGGTTCTCCGCGCACTTCCACCTCTCGCACGACTACGAGGACTCCATCACCTTCCCCGGCGGTAACAACCGCGGCTCCTGCGTCTTCGCCCAGACCGGCGTGATGACCGCCCGCTCTTCCCGCGATGGTCGCCGCCAgtcgcgcctcgtccgcggaaACTCCCAGGGCTTCGAGGTGTGCACCGTCGACCACAgcaagggcggcgtcgtccgcctggACGCCACCGTCATGTTCTCCGACGAGTGCGAGGTCAACCTCGACGAtcccacccccgcggacgagcaGGACATCCGCGGGTGCTCCGTCATGACCTTCGCGCACGAGCACGAGGACTACGACCACGACCTCTGGTTCTCTGCGTACGTGCCCAAGGAAGACGACGGTTGCCGCGTGAACGAGCCGTGCGCCTCCGGaaccctcggcgtcgtggagggCGACTTTTCCTCCAGGGACCCGGTCAAGTGGTGGTACATgaaggacggcgccgtgctcgGCGGCCACAACGGCATGATCATCGAGTACGATCCCTCCACGCTGGCGCCGCTCGGCATGGTGGtctcccgcgacgagctggaGAACCGCCGCGTGGCGGtgatcgacgacgagtggGGTGGCGACTGCCTGTGCctgttcgacgacgagaccggcGACGTGACCGTGGTGCAGCCCAACGAGGACGGTTCCTACTGGCGCAAGGTTGTCCGCAACAAGATGTACCGCATGAAGGAGATGCGCCGCGTCAAGGCGGCCAAGAACTACTTCCAGAAGAtgaagggcgaggaggtcgagcTCAACGTGCTCTCCTCCTACGGCCCTTACACCGGCACCGCCGGACAGGTCATGGGCATCTCCACCCGCGCCATCAACCCCAAGGCGGTCGTTAAGAACTAA
- a CDS encoding predicted protein produces MKIRAAKKKQNKKVKAAKARAKHAREQRKKAAAGAGRDGDDDHEMDAADAEVNAADEDVAIAEAASENPKLSGRAARALAVQARRTLKQKLSQLKDQRQKIAKKSIARRDERKALGAKIKAAFQVSKNSTGDAEALLRAAEDLPDDDDDDNWADEDVEMAMD; encoded by the coding sequence ATGAAgatccgcgcggcgaagaagaagcagAACAAGAAGGTcaaggctgccaaggccCGCGCCAAGCACGCGAGGGAGCAGcgcaagaaggcggcggcgggcgcgggtcgggatggggacgacgaccacgagatggacgcggcggacgccgaggtgaacgccgccgacgaggacgtagccatcgcggaggccgCCTCGGAGAACCCCAAGCTCTCCGGACGggcggcccgcgcgctcgcggtgcagGCCAGGCGAACGCTCAAGCAGAAGCTCTCGCAGCTCAAGGACCAGCGGCAGAAGATCGCCAAGAAatccatcgcgcgccgggACGAGCGCAAGGCGCTGGGGGCGAAGATCAAGGCGGCCTTCCAGGTTTCCAAAAACagcacgggcgacgcggaagcTCTGCTGAGGGCGGCCGAGgacctccccgacgacgacgacgacgacaactgggccgacgaggacgtcgagatGGCGATGGACTGA
- a CDS encoding predicted protein — MTEVFCEEQGEGATGTFRTLGVSGALNAAVAVAAETANAPPAARGRGGSAAKPTGGESVCQSERDSRPGYEYLTAAELRRVGAKMSVGGRGLERVERSGGQYYLQSARDYD; from the coding sequence ATGACGGAGGTTTTCTGCGAGGAGCAGGGCGAGGGGGCGACCGGGACGTTCCGCACGCTGGGCGTGAGCGGGGCgctgaacgcggcggtggcggtcgcggcggagacggccaacgcgccgcccgccgcccgagggaGGGGGGGTTCGGCCGCGAAGCcgaccggcggcgagtcGGTCTGTCAGTCGGAGCGAGACTCGCGCCCGGGGTATGAATatctcaccgcggcggagctgcggcgggtcggggcgaAGATGTCcgtgggcgggcgcgggctggagcgcgtggagcgcTCGGGGGGGCAGTACTACCTCCAGTCCGCGCGCGACTACGACTGA
- a CDS encoding predicted protein, which yields MNTIWHPLLLNRDPIVVKEESDDDHHNPPAVNVEPPADDHGEDEKTEDLAGKMSTIWRPNLGRLYASVAEMEGSESEEEKEDATKKGVKRKRAPRTKGPCEHGVKYRSNCKVCGACPHGKWRSRCKECGGSGICEHGRQRSKCKECGGASICEHSRQRSQCKECGGSQICKHGRRRSRCKECGGSGICEHGRQRSKCKECGGSQICEHDRIRSQCKECGGSQICKHGRRRHYCKECGGSQICEHGRQRHRCKECGGSQICEHDRIRSQCKECGGSEICEHGRRRSECKECKK from the coding sequence atgaACACCATCTGGCACCCACTACTCTTGAACAGAGACCCCATCGTCGTCAAGGAagagtccgacgacgaccaccacaacccccccgccgtcaacgtcgaacctcccgcggacgaccaTGGGGAAGACGAAAAGACGGAGGATCTCGCAGGGAAGATGTCGACGATTTGGCGACCCAACCTCGGCCGGCTGTacgccagcgtcgccgagatggagggaTCGGAGAGCGaagaggagaaggaggatgcgacgaagaagggcgtgaagcggaagagagcccctcGCACGAAGGGGccgtgcgagcacggggtgaagtatCGGTCGAACTGTAAGGTGTGCGGTGCTTGTCCCCACGGGAAGtggcgctctcggtgcaaggagtgcggcgggtctggaatctgcgagcacggtcgtcagcgctctaagtgcaaggagtgtggcggggcatcaatctgcgagcacagccgtcagcgctctcagtgcaaggagtgcggtgggtctcagaTCTGCAagcacggccgtcggcgctctcggtgcaaggagtgcggcgggtctggaatctgcgagcacggtcgtcagcgctctaagtgcaaggagtgtggcgggtctcaaatctgcgagcacgatCGTATTCGCTCccagtgcaaggagtgcggtgggtctcagaTCTGCAagcacggccgtcggcgccattactgcaaggagtgcggtgggtctcagatctgcgagcacggtcgtcagcgccataggtgcaaggagtgtggcgggtctcaaatctgcgagcacgatCGTATTCGCTCAcaatgcaaggagtgcggcgggtctgaaatctgcgagcacggccgtcggcgctctgagtgcaaggagtgcaaGAAATAG
- a CDS encoding predicted protein gives LETVRNLVFLDLYANAVEKIAGLECVPQLRVLMLGRNRIRSIGAGLARLQRLDVLDLHNNEIASTSGLNSLASLRILNLAGNRLVSLGDLGNMTGLHEL, from the coding sequence CTAGAGACCGTGAGAAATCTGGTGTTCCTCGACCTGTACGCCAACGCGGTGGAGAAGATCGCCGGGCTCGAGTGCGTGCCGCAGCTCAGGGTGCTCATGCTCGGGCGCAACCGAATCAGatccatcggcgccggcttGGCCAGGCTCCAGaggctcgacgtcctcgatcTCCACAACAACgagatcgcgtcgacgtcggggctcaactcgctcgcgtcgcttcgtATCCTGAACCTCGCCGGTAACAGGCTGGTCtccctcggcgacctcgggAACATGACCGGACTTCACGAGCTC
- a CDS encoding predicted protein, translating into MGKLGELMGDSWDNAVKNNPIPVITKKMRKPGETAAYVRAQGSSLFGIAEGLGLQYRMGAYTQVDDDLLDEDPGLNQLLVSTGSSISQLFTQDMWERHRGVSRYWRHLATITKSTVFNRIVEPVLLIAAWATFWCLWNGTLVPVVQAFGEATLEASSGVAIVERIAGITGGVKFTHAVAVLASLAAPVCVPSTAHALAGTALGLVLVFRTNSASARLNEARVLLGNMVRLVRDLTRLCQYIPEGDRRCEGVRRSVVRYAAAIGLAIEAHMRKGRTRVDPDDPTAFKVDPSRNLTRIFGETEAKRIVNLPGASHNLPMVMNAQASKELRRALKAGMPHMIHRECEEMVAELGKISGGAERIISTPIPLSYTRHTSRSLMIWLLTLPFALWETFHWATVPAVFALTYLTIGLDEIGIQIEEPFSVLPVKPLADVCERDVRALDQLLELGGFPEGDR; encoded by the coding sequence ATGGggaagctcggcgagctcatgGGAGACTCCTGGGACAACGCCGTGAAGAACAACCCGATCCCGGTCATCACGAAGAAGATGCGCAAGCCCGGCGAGACCGCCGCCTACGTCCGCGCGCAGGGCTCCTCCCTCTTCGGCATCGCCGAGGGCCTCGGGCTGCAGTACCGCATGGGCGCCTACACGCAGGTTGACGACGATttgctcgacgaggacccgGGTCTGAACCAGCTGCTCGTGTCCACCGGCAGCTCCATCTCGCAGCTCTTCACGCAGGACATGTGGGAGAGACACCGAGGGGTGTCGCGCTACTGGCGACACCTCGCCACCATCACCAAGAGCACCGTGTTCAACCGAATCGTCGAGCCTGTGttgctcatcgccgcgtgggCGACGTTTTGGTGCCTCTGGAACGGGACCCTGGTGCCCGTGGTGCAGGCCTTCGGGGAGGCCACGCTGGAGGCGTccagcggcgtcgccatcgtgGAGCGCATCGCGGGAATCACCGGCGGGGTCAAGTTCacccacgccgtcgccgtgctcgcctccctcgccgcccccgtctgcgtcccgtccacggcgcacgcgctggcgggaaccgcgctcggcctcgtcctcgtctttCGAACCaactcggcgtcggcgcggttgAACGAAGCGAGGGTGCTGCTCGGGAACATGGTCAGGCTCGTCAGGGACCTCACCAGGTTGTGTCAGTACATCCCGGAGGGTGATCGAAGGTGCGAGGGGGTGAGACGGAGCGTGGTgaggtacgccgccgccatcgggtTGGCCATCGAGGCGCACATGCGCAAGGGGCGAACCCGGGTGGACCCGGACGATCCCACGGCGTTCAAGGTGGATCCGAGCCGAAACCTGACGAGGATTTTCGGCGAAACGGAGGCGAAGCGGATCGTCAACCTGCCGGGCGCGAGCCATAACCTCCCGATGGTGATGAACGCGCAGGCTTCGAAGGAGCTGAGACGGGCGCTCAAGGCGGGGATGCCGCACATGATCCACAGGGAGTGCGAGGAGATGGTGGCGGAGCTCGGTAAGATatccggcggcgccgagcgcatcATCAGCACGCCGATCCCGCTGTCCTACACCAGGCACACCTCGCGGTCGCTGATGATATGGCTGCTGACGCTGCCGTTTGCGCTCTGGGAGACGTTCCACTGGGCGACGGTGCCGGCGGTTTTCGCGCTGACGTACCTGACCATCGGCCTCGACGAGATTGGCATCCAGATCGAGGAGCCGTTCAGCGTCCTGCCCGTCAAGCCCCTCGCGGACGTGTGCGAGAGGGACGTCAGGGCGCTGGACCAGCTGCTGGAGCTGGGAGGGTTCCCCGAGGGCGACAGGTAG
- a CDS encoding o-methlytransferase (pf02409: Omt_N O-methyltransferase N-terminus This domain is found at the N-terminus of polyketide synthesis O-methyltransferase proteins.), with the protein MGFGRREAAREVEKVEVGAGKLKRRLLADDERTAPAPRPAASSSRRVALTRAIGGAAFVYLAHRAWPRVRQDGGRVLRALKRGLGGLNPLKGRRGRGGRRGRRRGASGDAAHDAGREGGNSSRDEAVEKISRSAARRDGRERDDASPPSARELPVAVSDSSKSIAALRALEEDARRPLFDDPFAAALAGPDAIARVRSRDGDKGRIAIRTRFFDDAVLDAIESGTRRQREWQVVLLGAGLDTRAWRLAPRAGDKVAAVFEVDVPEVLGHKAKVMAETFGVDFPLSLGNTYASVAANVAKRGWFERLRDAGHDPARPTVWVLEGLLYYLSQEAADELLRTCAGASAPGSRLVASAVNGPSLARARARGNRGGAKATWASAIDEPVEPFLRRLGWAAATVRQPGESGCEYGRWRGEPPPPRDPVERPDDAPPRTWYVVAEVSREAAATKTSAITRSDDRSFGRSRPPHRVRGDHSSGEDGGGGSYARRFDFRRDDSKERGGRDDSRGGRWTTREGSERPAGRRSRNDDDDEDDDDEEDGGRSRERAPEPAETSSSFGSDERDGSDEHDGPEDAEVDSLRRRRLERRYSSGAASARSSEGIRGSTRQDSAFGSYGDIGAQHVSRAHTHRHRDEAIGSPSPSPSKVVSVAASAAARLREIEADRERRRRAEEESELRRRAREMAEKKRHRKEEEDERRKRVEAAAAAAGRVGRRVSPGAPGSGSDRASTLAAGATSSSNGAVVRSDRLDFRRPDRAFDARAGEILRDDDDLPNFGALTDAGFARWRDGTREDWAALCRPTEHLSPSTCVFDVFERSSGTMIGVAGFHVLDADASRAYLAVCIERPSRRRGYARECWEAMADFARSDLAFHLGVETVCARVPTANEPALFFVKDTRGFASPFSSPTGKAGGVHAQTFRRRALSKAAGARRCPGLKRSLDDPNAPVFGADAADAGTCQTFYLDVRYWGGGAA; encoded by the coding sequence ATGGGTTTCGGGCGGCGAgaggccgcgagggaggtggagaaggtggaggtgggcgcggggaagttgaagcgccgcctcctcgccgacgacgagaggacggccccggcgccgcggcccgcggcgtcgtccagtcgtcgcgtcgccctgaCCCGGGCGATCGGCGGTGCCGCGTTCGTCTacctcgcgcaccgcgcgtggCCGAGGGTGAGGCAGGACGGCGGGAGGGTCCTTCGCGCGCTCAAGCGCGGTCTCGGCGGGCTCAACCCGCTCAAGGGACgccgtgggcgcggcgggaggcgcggccgacgccgcggcgcctccggcgacgccgcccacgacgccgggcgcgagggcgggaactcgtcccgcgacgaggcggtggagaaAATATCTCGaagcgccgcccgccgcgacgggcgcgaacgggacgacgcgtctccgccctccgcgcgcgagctccccgtcgccgtatCGGACAGCTCCaagtccatcgcggcgctccgggcgctcgaggaggacgcgcgacgaccgctGTTCGACGatcccttcgccgcggcgctcgcgggccccgacgccatcgcgcgggtccgatcgcgcgacggcgacaaggGCCGCATAGCCATCCGCACGCgcttcttcgacgacgccgtgctggacgccatcgagagCGGTACGCGACGTCAACGCGAGTGGCAGGTGGTGCTCCTGGGCGCCGGGCTGGACACCCGCGCGTGGCGACTCGCGCCCAGGGCTGGCGACAAAGTCGCAGCCGTGTTCGAGGTGGACGTACCGGAGGTTCTCGGACACAAGGCGAAAGTGATGGCGGAGACGTTCGGTGTGGACTTTCCCCTCTCCCTCGGCAATACGTACGCGTCCGTGGCGGCGAACGTGGCGAAGCGGGGTTGGTTCGAGAGgcttcgcgacgccgggcacGATCCCGCGCGACCGACGGTTTGGGTCCTGGAGGGTTTGCTCTACTACCTGTCCCaagaggcggcggacgagctTCTCCGGacgtgcgcgggggcgtccgcgccggggtcgaggctggtggcgtccgcggtgaacgggccttcgctcgcgcgggcgcgggcgcggggtaACAGAGGGGGCGCCAAGGCGACGTGGGCCAGCGCGATTGACGAACCCGTCGAGCCCTTTTTGCGCCGGCTgggttgggcggcggcgacggtgaggcAGCCGGGCGAGTCGGGGTGCGAGtacgggcggtggcggggcgagccgccgccgccgagggaccCGGTAGAGcgcccggacgacgcgccgccgaggacgtggtACGTGGTGGCTGAGGtttcgcgcgaggcggccgcgacgaagaCTTCGGCGATTACTCGATCGGATGACCGCTCGTTTGgtcggtcgcgtccgccccaccgcgtccgcggcgatcactcgagcggcgaggacggcggcggtggttcGTATGCGCGGCGGTTCGActttcgccgcgacgactcgAAGGAGCGGGGAGGGCGGGACGATTCACGCGGGGGAAGGTGGACAACGCGCGAGGGGTCGGAGCGGCCGGCGGGGAGGCGAAGTcgcaacgacgacgacgacgaggacgacgacgacgaggaggacgggggaagatcgcgcgaacgagcgcccgagcccgcggagacgtcctcgtcgttcgggtcggacgagcgcgacgggtctgacgagcacgacgggcccgaggacgccgaggttgaCTCGCTTCGAAGGCGacggctcgagcgccggTACtcctcgggggcggcgtccgcgagatCTTCCGAGGGCATCCGCGGATCGACGCGCCAGGACAGCGCGTTCGGCTCGTACGGCGACATCGGCGCCCAACACGTATCGCGCGCTCACACCCACCGgcaccgcgacgaggcgatcggctccccgtcgccgtccccgtcgaagGTTGTCtccgtggcggcgtcggcggcggcgcggcttcgAGAGATTGAAGCCGACCGCGAGcgaaggcgccgcgccgaggaggagtccgagcttcgccggcgcgccaGAGAGATGGCCGAGAAAAAGCGGCACCgaaaggaggaggaggacgagcggaggaaacgcgtcgaggcggcggcggcggcggcgggtagGGTTGGGCGACGGGTAAgcccgggggcgccgggctcggggTCGGATCGCGCCTCGActttggcggcgggggcgacttCTTCGTccaacggcgccgtcgttcgctCGGACCGCCTCGACTTCCGCCGCCCCGatcgcgcgttcgacgcgcgcgccggggagatcctccgcgacgacgacgacctgccGAACTTTGGCGCGCTCACGGAcgcggggttcgcgcggtggcgggacGGTACGCGCGAAGATTGGGCCGCCCTCTGTCGACCAACCGAGCACctgtcgccgagcacctgcgTCTTTGACGTCTTCGAGCGGAGCTCCGGGACGAtgatcggcgtcgcggggttcCACGtcctggacgcggacgcgagccgcgcgtaCCTGGCGGTGTGCATCGAGCGACCttctcgtcggcggggcTACGCTCGCGAGTGCTGGGAAGCGATGGCTGATTTCGCGCGATCGGATCTCGCGTttcacctcggcgtcgagacgGTGTGCGCCAGGGTCCCGACCGCGAACGAACCCGCGCTGTTCTTCGTCAAGGAcacgcgcgggttcgcgtcgccgttctcGTCCCCGACGGGCAAGGCCGGGGGGGTTCACGCGCAGACGTTCAGGCGGCGGGCGCTGTCGAAAGCGGCGGGCGCCAGAAGGTGTCCGGGTCTGAAGCGGAGTTTGGACGATCCAAACGCGCCCGTGTTTGGCGcagacgccgcggacgccgggacgTGCCAGACGTTCTACCTGGACGTGCGGTActggggaggcggcgcggcgtga
- a CDS encoding glycogen synthase (pf00478 IMP dehydrogenase / GMP reductase domain This family is involved in biosynthesis of guanosine nucleotide. Members of this family contain a TIM barrel structure), protein MSAGASGVLHEWASTGRRAGPAFARAHPRSRASPFRRLAPRRGAAVVVGTGLFSSGASWNPATDLALETNYDLYMRPGDVEYNTTIEREVYDHVVGKAANKLVTQREYGLDEDHRAPLVGFIADLANERHTSSGDPTASGTDVLLALVPHLVADGFQIAVHVSPGDERLEALVRALAATHPGRAAGAVVARRDSCESPKSNDVADDDAARRRVLAGADLLAVLGRGPDVADARAVACRYGAVPVSRGKSGWGLSRSVPWIRNAIKGKRKKDGFVYDADADVDGARAAFAEAAASFGDENEWATIVAGVMEETRR, encoded by the coding sequence atgtccgcgggcgcgtcgggcgtcCTCCACGAGTGGGCGTCgaccgggcgccgcgcgggtccggcgttcgcgcgcgctcatccgcgatcccgcgcgtctccgtttcgccgtctcgcgccgcggcgcggcgccgcggtcgtggtGGGCACCGGGTTGTTCTCGTCGGGTGCGTCTTGGAACCCCGCGACGgatctcgcgctcgagacgaACTACGACCTGTACATGCGCCCCGGGGACGTCGAGTACAACACCACGATCGAACGCGAGGTTTACGACCACGTCGTCGGGAAGGCGGCGAACAAGCTCGTCACGCAGCGCGAGTACGGCCTGGACGAggaccaccgcgcgcccctcgtcgGCTTCATCGCCGATCTCGCGAACGAACGTCATACGTCCTCCGGGGACCCAACCGCCTCTGGCaccgacgtcctcctcgcgctcgtcccgcacctcgtcgcggacgggtTCCAGATCGCCGTGCACGTCTCCCCGggggacgagcgcctcgaggcgctcgtgcgcgcaCTCGCGGCGACACACcccggccgcgccgcgggcgcggtggtcgcACGACGTGACAGCTGTGAATCACCGAAATcgaacgacgtcgccgacgacgacgccgcgcggcgccgcgtcctcgcgggtgCCGACCTGTTGGCCGTTCTCGGGCGGGGACCCGACGTTGCGGACGCGAGAGCCGTCGCGTGCCGATACGGCGCGGTGCCCGTCTCTCGCGGAAAGAGTGGGTGGGGGTTATCGCGGAGCGTGCCGTGGATACGAAACGCGATCAAAGGTAAAAGGAAAAAGGACGGGTTCGtgtacgacgccgacgccgacgtcgacggcgcgagagccgcgttcgcggaagcagccgcgtcgttcggAGACGAAAACGAGTGGGCGACGATCGTGGCCGGGGTGATGGAAGAGACGaggaggtga
- a CDS encoding ribosomal membrane protein (pf06624: RAMP4 Ribosome associated membrane protein RAMP4 This family consists of several ribosome associated membrane protein RAMP4 (or SERP1) sequences): MAASKRVFAASSAKFHKNIHKRGLVDIKAKEKSKYGFSVGPVMLGFFVFVVIGSSLLQIIRTASAGGPM, translated from the exons ATG GCTGCCTCCAagcgcgtcttcgccgcctcctccgccaagTTCCACAAGAACATCCACAAGCGCGGCCTGGTGGACATCAAGGCTAAGGAGAAGTCCAAGTACGGCTTCTCGGTCGGTCCCGTCATGCTCGGgttcttcgtcttcgtcgtgaTTGGCTCCTCGCTGCTGCAGATCATCCGCACGGCCAGCGCGGGCGGGCCCATGTAA